A single region of the Plasmodium malariae genome assembly, chromosome: 7 genome encodes:
- the PGK gene encoding phosphoglycerate kinase, putative has translation MLGKKLSITDVKDLKNKKILVRVDFNVPIENGIIKDNTRIKATLPTINYLKKEGASKIILISHCGRPDGMKNSKYTLRPVADNLKTLLGEEVLFLNDCVGEEIEKEISKAKDNSVILLENLRFHIEEEGKGIDKDGNKIKANKDDVEKFQNDLTKLGDIFINDAFGTAHRAHSSMVGVKLDIKASGFLMKKELEYFSKALENPQRPLLAILGGAKVSDKIQLIKNLLDRVDRMIIGGGMAYTFKYVLNNMKIGKSLFDEAGSKIVGEIMQKAKNKNVQIILPVDFKIADNFDNNANTKIVTDEEGIEDNWMGLDAGNKSIEKYKDIILTSKTIIWNGPQGVFEMPNFAKGSIECLKLVVEATKKGAITIVGGGDTASLVEQQQMKDEVSHVSTGGGASLELLEGKELPGVVALSDK, from the coding sequence ATGTTGGGTAAGAAACTAAGCATAACGGATGTAAAGGAtttaaagaacaaaaaaattttggtAAGAGTGGATTTTAACGTACCTATAGaaaatggaataataaaagataacACAAGAATTAAGGCAACACTGCCaacaattaattatttaaaaaaggaaggaGCTTCAAAAATCATTTTAATATCCCATTGTGGTAGACCTGATGGAATGAAAAATAGCAAGTATACCTTAAGACCAGTTGCTGATAATTTGAAGACTTTATTAGGAGAAgaagtattatttttgaatGACTGTGTAGGagaagaaatagaaaaagaaataagcAAAGCAAAGGATAACTCagttattttattagaaaatttaaGGTTTCATATTGAAGAAGAAGGAAAAGGAATAGATAAGGatggaaataaaataaaagcaaataAAGATGATGTggaaaaatttcaaaatgaTTTGACAAAATTAGgggatatatttattaatgatgCATTTGGTACAGCACATAGAGCTCATAGTAGTATGGTAGGAGTCAAATTAGACATTAAAGCATCTggttttttaatgaaaaaagaattagaATATTTTAGTAAAGCATTAGAAAATCCACAGAGACCATTACTAGCTATTTTAGGTGGAGCTAAAGTTTCTGATAAGAtacaattaataaaaaatctaTTAGATAGAGTAGATAGAATGATTATAGGTGGCGGTATGgcttatacatttaaatatgttttaaataatatgaaaattggGAAGTCCTTATTTGATGAAGCAGGTAGTAAAATAGTAGGTGAAATTATGCAAAaggcaaaaaataaaaatgtccAAATTATTCTACCAGTAGATTTTAAAATAGCTGATAACTTTGACAACAATGCGAATACCAAAATTGTTACAGATGAAGAGGGAATTGAAGATAATTGGATGGGATTAGATGCAGGTAATAAAagtatagaaaaatataaagatataattttaacttCAAAAACTATTATTTGGAATGGACCTCAAGGTGTTTTTGAAATGCCGAATTTTGCTAAAGGCAGTATTGAATGTTTAAAGCTAGTTGTTGAAGCTACTAAGAAAGGtgctattactattgttgGAGGAGGTGATACTGCTTCCCTAGTTGAACAACAACAAATGAAAGATGAAGTTAGTCATGTTTCAACTGGAGGAGGAGCATCTCTAGAACTTTTAGAAGGGAAGGAATTGCCAGGAGTAGTTGCCTTATCAGACAAATGA